The Streptomyces sp. Mut1 genome window below encodes:
- a CDS encoding glutathione S-transferase family protein, with protein sequence MNDTAGTGSDGNSAYGHKPFKRSRSHFADRITADGRDGWPVEAGRYRLVVSRACPWASRALVSRRLLGLESALSLGVTDPLQDDRSWRFTLDAGGRDPVLGIRYLSEAYDARERDYPGGVSVPAIVDVPSGMLVTNDYQQITLDLATEWTALHRPGAPDLYPEPLRAEIDEVMEGIYQDVNNGVYRAGFADGQSTYEAAYEAVFRRLEQMSQRLADHRYLVGDTITEADIRFFTTLVRFDAVYHGHFKCNRRKLAEDPVLWAYARDLYQTPGFGDTVDFHHIKQHYYRVHTGINPTGIVPVGPDLSGWLTPHHREQLGGRPFGDGTPPGPVPDGEAVPAPHRP encoded by the coding sequence ATGAACGACACCGCCGGCACCGGATCCGACGGCAACAGCGCGTACGGGCATAAACCGTTCAAGCGCTCCCGCAGCCACTTCGCCGACCGCATCACCGCCGACGGCCGCGACGGCTGGCCCGTCGAGGCGGGCCGCTACCGGCTCGTCGTCAGCCGCGCCTGCCCCTGGGCGAGCCGCGCCCTGGTCTCCCGCAGGCTGCTCGGCCTGGAGAGCGCCCTCTCGCTCGGCGTGACCGACCCGTTGCAGGACGACCGCAGCTGGCGCTTCACACTGGACGCCGGCGGCCGGGACCCGGTGCTCGGCATCCGCTACCTGAGCGAGGCCTACGACGCCAGGGAGCGCGACTACCCGGGCGGCGTCAGCGTGCCCGCGATCGTCGACGTACCCAGCGGGATGCTCGTCACCAACGACTACCAGCAGATCACCCTGGACCTCGCGACCGAGTGGACCGCCCTGCACCGGCCCGGCGCGCCCGACCTCTACCCCGAGCCGCTGCGCGCGGAGATCGACGAGGTCATGGAAGGCATCTACCAGGACGTCAACAACGGCGTGTACCGCGCCGGATTCGCGGACGGCCAGAGCACCTACGAGGCCGCGTACGAGGCGGTCTTCCGCAGGCTGGAGCAGATGTCGCAGCGGCTCGCAGACCACCGCTACCTCGTCGGGGACACGATCACCGAGGCCGACATCCGGTTCTTCACCACCCTGGTGCGCTTCGACGCCGTCTACCACGGCCACTTCAAGTGCAACCGCCGGAAACTGGCCGAGGACCCGGTGCTGTGGGCGTACGCCAGGGACCTCTACCAGACCCCCGGGTTCGGGGACACGGTCGACTTCCACCACATCAAGCAGCACTACTACCGGGTGCACACCGGCATCAACCCCACCGGGATCGTCCCCGTGGGACCCGACCTGTCCGGCTGGCTGACCCCGCACCACCGCGAACAGCTCGGCGGCCGTCCCTTCGGCGACGGAACCCCGCCGGGCCCGGTGCCGGACGGAGAGGCGGTTCCCGCCCCGCACCGGCCGTAG
- a CDS encoding NADP-dependent isocitrate dehydrogenase produces the protein MTDSTIIYTHTDEAPALATYSFLPVIEAYASKAGVTVESRDISLAGRIIAGFPDRLPENQRVDDALAELGALATTPGANIIKLPNISASIPQLKAAIAELQGQGYALPDYPDDPKTDEDKDVRARYDKVKGSAVNPVLREGNSDRRAPASVKNYAKTHPHRMGAWTADSKTNVATMGVDDFRATEKSAVVAEPGSLRIELAGDDGTTTVLRESVPVLAGEVVDASVMRVAALREFITAQIARAKAEGVLFSVHLKATMMKVSDPIIFGHVVRAFFPKTFAEHGDALAAAGLTPNDGLGGILKGLEALPEGAKIKASFEAELAEGPALAMVDSDKGITNLHVPSDVIVDASMPAMIRTSGHMWGPDGQEADTIAVLPDSSYAGVYQVVIDDCRANGAFDPSTMGSVPNVGLMAQKAEEYGSHDKTFEIPATGTVRVVDAAGNAVLEQAVGAGDIFRMCQTKDLPIQDWVKLAVTRARATGDPAVFWLDEGRAHDAQLIEKVRTYLAEHDTEGLRIEIKTPEEATAFSLERIRRGEDTISVTGNVLRDYLTDLFPILELGTSAKMLSVVPLMNGGGLFETGAGGSAPKHVQQLVKEDYLRWDSLGEFLALAVSFEHLAQTTGNARAQVLADTLDRATATFLNEDKSPSRRLGGIDNRGSHFYLSLYWAQELARQTADADLAAAFAPLAKTLAEQEQTIIDELIAVQGKPADIGGYYQPDPAKAAAVMRPSATFNQAIASLA, from the coding sequence GTGACTGACTCGACCATCATCTATACACACACCGACGAGGCCCCGGCCCTGGCGACGTATTCGTTCCTGCCCGTGATCGAGGCCTACGCCTCCAAGGCCGGGGTCACCGTGGAGAGCCGTGACATCTCCCTGGCGGGCCGGATCATCGCCGGCTTCCCCGACCGCCTCCCGGAGAACCAGCGCGTCGACGACGCCCTCGCCGAGCTCGGCGCGCTGGCCACCACCCCCGGGGCCAACATCATCAAGCTGCCCAACATCTCGGCCTCGATCCCGCAGCTGAAGGCCGCGATCGCCGAGCTCCAGGGCCAGGGCTACGCCCTCCCGGACTACCCCGACGACCCGAAGACCGACGAGGACAAGGACGTCCGCGCCCGTTACGACAAGGTCAAGGGCAGCGCCGTCAACCCCGTCCTGCGCGAGGGCAACTCCGACCGCCGCGCCCCCGCGTCGGTCAAGAACTACGCCAAGACCCACCCGCACCGCATGGGCGCCTGGACCGCCGACTCCAAGACGAACGTCGCCACCATGGGCGTCGACGACTTCCGGGCCACCGAGAAGTCCGCGGTCGTCGCCGAGCCGGGCAGCCTGCGCATCGAGCTCGCCGGTGACGACGGCACCACCACCGTCCTGCGCGAGTCCGTACCGGTCCTGGCGGGCGAGGTCGTCGACGCCTCCGTCATGCGGGTCGCCGCGCTGCGCGAGTTCATCACCGCGCAGATCGCCCGCGCCAAGGCCGAGGGCGTGCTCTTCTCCGTGCACCTCAAGGCCACGATGATGAAGGTCTCCGACCCGATCATCTTCGGTCACGTCGTGCGTGCCTTCTTCCCGAAGACCTTCGCCGAGCACGGTGACGCGCTCGCCGCCGCGGGCCTGACCCCGAACGACGGCCTCGGCGGCATCCTCAAGGGCCTGGAGGCGCTGCCCGAGGGCGCGAAGATCAAGGCGTCCTTCGAGGCCGAGCTCGCCGAGGGCCCCGCCCTCGCGATGGTCGACTCCGACAAGGGCATCACCAACCTGCACGTCCCCAGCGACGTCATCGTGGACGCCTCCATGCCGGCCATGATCCGCACCTCCGGCCACATGTGGGGCCCGGACGGCCAGGAGGCCGACACCATCGCCGTCCTCCCGGACAGCAGCTACGCCGGTGTCTACCAGGTCGTCATCGACGACTGCCGCGCCAACGGCGCCTTCGACCCGTCCACGATGGGCTCGGTGCCCAACGTCGGTCTCATGGCGCAGAAGGCCGAGGAGTACGGCAGCCACGACAAGACCTTCGAGATCCCCGCCACCGGCACGGTCCGCGTCGTCGACGCCGCCGGCAACGCGGTGCTGGAGCAGGCCGTCGGCGCCGGTGACATCTTCCGGATGTGCCAGACCAAGGACCTGCCGATCCAGGACTGGGTCAAGCTCGCCGTGACCCGCGCCCGCGCGACCGGCGACCCGGCCGTCTTCTGGCTGGACGAGGGCCGCGCGCACGACGCACAGCTCATCGAGAAGGTCCGCACCTACCTCGCCGAGCACGACACCGAGGGCCTGCGGATCGAGATCAAGACCCCCGAGGAGGCCACCGCCTTCTCCCTGGAGCGCATCCGCCGCGGCGAGGACACCATCTCCGTCACCGGCAACGTGCTCCGTGACTACCTGACGGACCTCTTCCCGATCCTGGAGCTCGGCACCAGCGCGAAGATGCTCTCCGTCGTCCCCCTGATGAACGGCGGCGGCCTCTTCGAGACCGGCGCCGGCGGCTCCGCGCCCAAGCACGTGCAGCAGCTCGTCAAGGAGGACTACCTGCGCTGGGACAGCCTGGGCGAGTTCCTCGCCCTCGCCGTCAGCTTTGAGCACCTCGCGCAGACCACGGGCAACGCCCGCGCCCAGGTCCTCGCCGACACGCTGGACCGCGCCACGGCCACGTTCCTCAACGAGGACAAGTCGCCCAGCCGTCGCCTCGGCGGCATCGACAACCGCGGCAGCCACTTCTACCTGTCCCTGTACTGGGCGCAGGAGCTGGCGCGGCAGACCGCCGACGCCGACCTCGCCGCCGCGTTCGCCCCGCTCGCCAAGACGCTGGCCGAGCAGGAGCAGACGATCATCGACGAGCTGATCGCGGTCCAGGGCAAGCCGGCCGACATCGGCGGCTACTACCAGCCCGACCCGGCCAAGGCCGCGGCCGTCATGCGTCCCTCCGCGACGTTCAACCAGGCGATCGCGAGCCTCGCCTGA
- a CDS encoding MFS transporter, with product MAESAADRGSAGRGTDSASGHGTPDPRRWRALAVCLVAGFMTLLDVSIVNVALPSIREGLHTPESDLQWVLSGYALAFGLFLIPAGRLGDARGRRAVFMAGLTLFTLSSAACGAAQSSLWLVIARLVQGLAGGMVSPQISALIQQMFQGRERGRAFGMFGTVVGISTAVGPLLGGLLIQAAGAEEGWRWVFYVNLPLGLICLLLARRLLPDTPSAGPVRLRDLDPLGVLLLGTGVLTLLLPFVQSRQWPGDGKWLLLILAVALLAAFVAWEGRCGRRGTQPVIDLRLFRVRSYWLGCLLILLYFAGFTSIFFITTLYLQSGLHYTALQAGLAITPFALGSAVAASPGGRLVGRFGRPLVAVGLAAVAVGLGATALAVHLVPGRGAGWAMAAPLLFAGLGSGLVIAPNQTLTLSEVPVATAGSAGGTLQTGQRVGSAIGIAAVGSVFFARVGSDGWSSAYDHGLVVSVAFVVAGLLVALADVGGARRGRNRGRRSVPPAAAS from the coding sequence ATGGCAGAGAGCGCGGCGGACCGGGGTTCCGCGGGACGGGGTACGGACTCCGCTTCCGGCCACGGCACACCCGACCCCCGGCGGTGGCGGGCGCTCGCCGTCTGCCTGGTCGCCGGCTTCATGACCCTCCTGGACGTCTCGATCGTCAACGTCGCGCTGCCGTCCATCAGGGAAGGCCTGCACACCCCGGAGTCCGACCTGCAATGGGTCCTGTCCGGATACGCCCTGGCCTTCGGCCTGTTCCTGATCCCGGCCGGGCGGCTCGGCGACGCGCGCGGCCGGCGCGCGGTGTTCATGGCCGGGCTGACGCTCTTCACGCTCTCGTCCGCGGCCTGCGGCGCCGCCCAGTCCAGCCTCTGGCTGGTGATCGCCCGACTGGTCCAGGGACTGGCCGGCGGCATGGTCTCGCCGCAGATCTCCGCCCTCATCCAGCAGATGTTCCAGGGACGGGAACGCGGCCGGGCCTTCGGCATGTTCGGCACGGTGGTCGGCATCTCCACCGCCGTCGGCCCGCTCCTCGGCGGCCTGCTCATCCAGGCGGCCGGAGCCGAAGAGGGCTGGCGGTGGGTGTTCTACGTCAACCTGCCGCTCGGCCTGATCTGCCTCCTGCTGGCCCGCCGCCTGCTGCCCGACACCCCGTCGGCCGGGCCGGTCAGGCTGCGGGACCTCGACCCGCTGGGGGTCCTGCTGCTGGGCACGGGGGTGCTGACACTGCTGCTGCCGTTCGTCCAGTCCCGGCAGTGGCCCGGCGACGGCAAATGGCTGCTGCTCATCCTGGCCGTGGCACTGCTCGCCGCCTTCGTGGCCTGGGAGGGCCGGTGCGGCCGCCGCGGCACCCAGCCGGTGATCGACCTCAGACTCTTCCGGGTGCGCTCCTACTGGCTGGGCTGCCTGCTGATCCTGCTGTACTTCGCGGGATTCACCTCGATCTTCTTCATCACGACCCTCTATCTCCAGAGCGGTCTGCACTACACCGCCCTCCAGGCGGGTCTGGCCATCACCCCGTTCGCCCTGGGCTCCGCCGTCGCGGCGAGCCCCGGCGGCCGGCTCGTCGGACGGTTCGGCCGCCCCCTCGTCGCCGTCGGACTGGCCGCCGTGGCCGTGGGCCTCGGGGCGACCGCCCTCGCCGTCCACCTGGTGCCCGGCCGGGGCGCCGGCTGGGCGATGGCCGCACCCCTGCTGTTCGCCGGACTCGGCAGCGGCCTGGTCATCGCACCCAACCAGACCCTCACCCTCTCCGAGGTTCCGGTGGCCACCGCGGGCAGCGCTGGCGGCACCCTTCAGACCGGCCAGCGCGTCGGCTCCGCGATCGGCATCGCCGCCGTCGGCTCGGTCTTCTTCGCCCGGGTCGGTTCCGACGGCTGGTCCAGCGCCTACGACCACGGGCTCGTCGTCTCGGTCGCCTTCGTCGTCGCCGGACTGCTCGTCGCGCTGGCCGACGTGGGCGGCGCCCGGCGGGGTAGGAACCGGGGGCGGCGCTCCGTACCTCCCGCAGCCGCCTCGTAA
- the ctaD gene encoding aa3-type cytochrome oxidase subunit I: protein MTTTGTAGTAEDEESYANELPVHSREPGNVVIKWATTTDHKTIGSLYLVTSFAFFLGGGLLALFMRAELARPGMQIMSNEQFNQAFTMHGTIMLLMFATPLFAGFANWIMPLQIGAPDVAFPRLNMLAYWLYLFGSLIAVAGFLTPNGAADFGWFAYSPLTDVVRSPGIGGDLWIMGLALSGFGTILGSVNFITTIICMRAPGMTMFRMPIFVWNVLLTALLVLLAFPVLAAALLALEADRKFGAHVFDAANGGALLWQHLFWFFGHPEVYIIALPFFGIVSEIIPVFSRKPIFGYIGLVAATISIAGLSITVWAHHMFVTGAVLLPFFSFMSFLIAVPTGVKFFNWIGTMWKGSLSFETPMLWSIGFLVTFLFGGLTGVLLASPPMDFQVSDSYFVVAHFHYVVFGTVVFAMFAGFHFWWPKFTGKMLDERLGKITFWTLFAGFHGTFLVQHWLGVEGMPRRYADYLAADGFTALNTISTISSFLLGLSMLPFLYNVWKTAKYGKKIEADDPWGYGRSLEWATSCPPPRHNFVTLPRIRSESPAFDLHHPAVRELEEATTHPNRSVTVAPGDKQA, encoded by the coding sequence TTGACGACGACGGGCACAGCAGGTACGGCGGAGGACGAGGAGTCGTACGCCAACGAGCTACCGGTGCACAGCAGGGAGCCCGGCAACGTCGTCATCAAGTGGGCGACCACCACCGACCACAAGACGATCGGCTCGCTCTACCTGGTCACTTCGTTCGCGTTCTTCCTCGGCGGCGGGCTGCTCGCGCTGTTCATGCGCGCCGAGCTGGCCCGTCCCGGCATGCAGATCATGTCGAACGAGCAGTTCAACCAGGCGTTCACGATGCACGGCACGATCATGCTGCTGATGTTCGCGACGCCGCTGTTCGCCGGATTCGCGAACTGGATCATGCCGCTCCAGATCGGCGCGCCCGACGTGGCGTTCCCACGGCTGAACATGCTGGCCTACTGGCTCTACCTCTTCGGCTCGCTCATCGCGGTGGCCGGCTTCCTCACCCCGAACGGCGCCGCCGACTTCGGCTGGTTCGCCTACTCGCCGCTGACCGACGTGGTCCGCTCGCCCGGGATCGGCGGTGACCTGTGGATCATGGGTCTGGCCCTCTCCGGCTTCGGCACGATCCTCGGCTCGGTCAACTTCATCACCACGATCATCTGCATGCGCGCCCCCGGCATGACGATGTTCCGCATGCCGATCTTCGTCTGGAACGTCCTGCTGACCGCCCTGCTGGTCCTGCTGGCCTTCCCGGTGCTCGCCGCGGCACTCCTGGCGCTGGAGGCGGACCGCAAGTTCGGCGCGCACGTCTTCGACGCCGCCAACGGTGGTGCGCTGCTCTGGCAGCACCTCTTCTGGTTCTTCGGCCATCCCGAGGTGTACATCATCGCCCTGCCGTTCTTCGGCATCGTCTCCGAGATCATCCCCGTCTTCAGCCGCAAGCCGATCTTCGGCTACATCGGCCTGGTGGCCGCGACGATCTCCATCGCCGGCCTCTCGATCACCGTGTGGGCGCACCACATGTTCGTCACCGGTGCGGTGCTGCTGCCGTTCTTCTCGTTCATGTCGTTCCTCATCGCGGTGCCCACCGGGGTGAAGTTCTTCAACTGGATCGGCACGATGTGGAAGGGCTCGTTGTCCTTCGAGACACCGATGCTCTGGTCCATCGGCTTCCTCGTGACGTTCCTCTTCGGCGGACTGACCGGAGTGCTCCTCGCGTCGCCGCCGATGGACTTCCAGGTCTCGGACTCGTACTTCGTGGTCGCGCACTTCCACTACGTCGTCTTCGGCACCGTGGTGTTCGCGATGTTCGCCGGGTTCCACTTCTGGTGGCCGAAGTTCACCGGCAAGATGCTGGACGAGCGGCTCGGGAAGATCACCTTCTGGACGCTGTTCGCAGGGTTCCACGGCACGTTCCTGGTACAGCACTGGCTGGGCGTCGAGGGCATGCCGCGGCGTTACGCGGACTACCTCGCCGCGGACGGCTTCACCGCGCTGAACACGATCTCGACGATCTCCTCGTTCCTGCTCGGTCTGTCGATGCTGCCCTTCCTCTACAACGTCTGGAAGACCGCCAAGTACGGCAAGAAGATCGAGGCGGACGACCCCTGGGGCTACGGCCGCTCGCTGGAGTGGGCGACCTCCTGCCCGCCGCCGCGCCACAACTTCGTCACCCTGCCCCGTATCCGCTCCGAGTCCCCGGCCTTCGACCTGCACCACCCGGCCGTGCGTGAGCTGGAGGAGGCCACCACCCACCCAAACCGCTCCGTCACGGTGGCACCGGGGGACAAGCAGGCGTGA
- the meaB gene encoding methylmalonyl Co-A mutase-associated GTPase MeaB: MAPRIDLDSYVKGVLDGKRAHIARAITLVESTRPDHRALAQELLRELLPHSGNARRVGISGVPGVGKSTFIDALGTMLTGLGHRVAVLAVDPSSSRTGGSILGDKTRMERLAVDPAAFVRPSPTAGTLGGVAKATRESIVVMEAAGYDVVLVETVGVGQSETAVANMVDTFLLLTLARTGDQLQGIKKGVLELADAIAVNKADGPHERDARAAARELAGALRLMHPVDAAWTPPVLTCSARESSGLDTLWERLEQHRTLLESTGRLAHKRSEQQVDWTWTMVRDELLESLRGHAGVRALAPELERRVREGTLPASLAAEEILEAFRGSGPPS; the protein is encoded by the coding sequence ATGGCCCCCAGGATCGATCTCGACAGTTATGTGAAGGGGGTACTCGACGGGAAACGCGCGCACATCGCGCGCGCCATCACCCTCGTCGAGTCCACCCGCCCCGACCACCGGGCGCTGGCCCAGGAGTTGCTGCGCGAACTGCTGCCGCACTCGGGCAACGCCCGCCGCGTCGGCATCAGCGGCGTACCCGGGGTCGGCAAGTCGACGTTCATCGACGCGCTCGGCACCATGCTCACCGGGCTCGGGCACCGGGTCGCGGTACTGGCCGTCGACCCGTCGTCCAGCCGTACCGGCGGCTCCATCCTGGGCGACAAGACCAGGATGGAGCGGCTCGCGGTGGACCCGGCCGCCTTCGTGCGCCCCTCCCCCACCGCCGGCACCCTGGGCGGGGTGGCCAAGGCGACCCGCGAGTCCATCGTGGTGATGGAGGCGGCGGGGTACGACGTGGTGCTGGTGGAGACCGTCGGCGTCGGCCAGTCGGAGACGGCCGTCGCCAACATGGTCGACACCTTCCTGCTGCTCACCCTGGCGCGCACCGGTGACCAGTTGCAGGGCATCAAGAAGGGCGTGCTCGAACTGGCGGACGCCATCGCGGTGAACAAGGCCGACGGCCCGCACGAACGCGACGCGCGCGCCGCCGCCCGCGAACTCGCGGGCGCGCTGCGGCTGATGCACCCGGTGGACGCCGCGTGGACCCCGCCGGTCCTGACGTGCAGCGCCCGCGAGTCGAGCGGGCTCGACACCCTGTGGGAGCGGCTGGAACAGCACCGGACACTGCTGGAGTCGACCGGCCGGCTCGCGCACAAGCGCAGCGAGCAGCAGGTCGACTGGACCTGGACGATGGTGCGGGACGAACTGCTGGAGAGCCTGCGCGGGCACGCCGGGGTGCGTGCGCTGGCACCCGAGCTCGAACGGCGGGTGCGGGAGGGAACGCTGCCGGCGTCGCTGGCCGCGGAAGAGATCCTGGAGGCGTTCCGGGGGTCCGGGCCACCGTCCTGA
- a CDS encoding TOBE domain-containing protein — protein sequence MQSYTIGQAARLLGVSPDTARRWADAGRVATHRDEGGRRLIDGRDLAAFSVEVAQGGAGDSDVSYTSARNAFPGIVTAVKLGDVAAQVEIQAGPHRLVSLLTREAVEELGLEVGVQATARVKSTSVHIDRA from the coding sequence ATGCAGTCCTACACGATCGGGCAGGCGGCCCGCCTCCTCGGGGTCAGCCCCGACACCGCACGGCGCTGGGCCGACGCAGGCCGCGTCGCGACGCACCGGGACGAGGGCGGCAGGCGCCTCATCGACGGCCGCGACCTGGCGGCGTTCTCCGTCGAGGTCGCCCAGGGCGGCGCGGGCGATTCGGACGTCTCGTACACCTCCGCCCGCAACGCGTTCCCGGGGATCGTCACCGCCGTCAAGCTCGGTGACGTGGCCGCGCAGGTCGAGATCCAGGCCGGCCCGCACCGGCTGGTGTCCCTGCTGACCCGGGAGGCCGTCGAGGAACTGGGTCTGGAGGTCGGTGTGCAGGCCACCGCCCGGGTGAAGTCGACCAGCGTGCACATCGACCGCGCCTGA
- a CDS encoding NAD(P)/FAD-dependent oxidoreductase, whose amino-acid sequence MARPRILVVGAGFAGVECVRRLERRLRPGEADIALVAPFSYQLYLPLLPQVASGVLTPQSVAVSLRRSSRHRTRIIPGGAIGVDPKAKVCVVRKITDEIVDEPYDHLVLSPGSVTRTFDIPGLLDNARGMKTLAEAAYVRDHVIAQLDLADASDDEEERASRLQFVVVGGGYAGTETAACLQRLTTNALRHYPRLDPELIKWHLIDIAPKLMPELGDKLGNSALKVLRDRGIEVSLGVSIAEAGPDTVKFTDGRVLPCRTLIWTAGVTASPLVGTFDAETVKGRLAVTPEMTLPGYDGVFALGDVAAVPDLAKGDGAVCPPTAQHAMRQGRKLADNLLATLRGRPLQPYVHKDLGLVVDLGGKDAVSKPLGIEMHGIGAQAVARGYHWTALRTNVAKARVMANWLINASAGDDFVRTGFQMRKPATLRDFEYTDSYLTPEQVRKHTAALHARM is encoded by the coding sequence GTGGCACGACCCAGGATTCTCGTTGTCGGAGCCGGTTTCGCCGGGGTCGAGTGCGTGCGCCGTCTGGAGCGGCGGCTGCGGCCCGGTGAAGCGGACATCGCACTCGTCGCCCCGTTCTCGTACCAGCTCTACCTGCCGCTGCTGCCCCAGGTGGCCTCCGGTGTGCTGACGCCGCAGTCCGTCGCGGTGTCCCTGCGGCGCAGCAGCCGCCATCGCACGCGCATCATTCCCGGCGGGGCCATCGGGGTGGACCCCAAGGCGAAGGTGTGCGTGGTCCGCAAGATCACCGACGAGATCGTGGACGAGCCGTACGACCACCTCGTACTGAGTCCCGGCAGTGTCACCCGCACCTTCGACATCCCCGGCCTCCTCGACAACGCCCGCGGCATGAAGACGCTGGCCGAGGCGGCCTACGTACGCGACCACGTGATCGCGCAGCTCGACCTGGCGGACGCCAGCGACGACGAGGAGGAGCGGGCTTCGCGGCTCCAGTTCGTCGTGGTCGGCGGCGGGTACGCGGGCACCGAGACCGCGGCCTGCCTCCAGCGGCTCACCACCAACGCGCTCAGGCACTACCCCCGCCTCGACCCGGAGCTCATCAAGTGGCACCTGATCGACATCGCGCCCAAGCTCATGCCCGAACTGGGCGACAAGCTCGGCAACAGCGCCCTGAAGGTGCTGCGCGACCGGGGGATCGAGGTGTCGCTCGGCGTGTCGATCGCCGAGGCGGGGCCCGACACCGTGAAGTTCACCGACGGCCGGGTGCTGCCGTGCCGCACGCTGATCTGGACGGCCGGAGTCACGGCGAGCCCGCTGGTCGGCACCTTCGACGCGGAGACCGTGAAGGGCCGCCTCGCCGTGACCCCGGAGATGACACTGCCCGGCTACGACGGCGTGTTCGCGCTCGGCGACGTGGCCGCCGTGCCCGACCTGGCCAAGGGAGACGGCGCGGTCTGCCCGCCGACCGCCCAGCACGCCATGCGCCAGGGCCGCAAGCTCGCCGACAACCTCCTGGCGACCCTCCGCGGCCGGCCGCTCCAGCCGTACGTCCACAAGGACCTCGGGCTCGTCGTGGACCTCGGCGGGAAAGACGCCGTCTCCAAGCCCCTCGGCATCGAGATGCACGGGATCGGTGCCCAGGCCGTGGCCCGCGGCTACCACTGGACGGCGTTGCGGACCAACGTGGCCAAGGCCCGCGTCATGGCGAACTGGCTGATCAACGCCTCCGCCGGCGACGACTTCGTCCGCACCGGGTTCCAGATGCGCAAACCGGCGACGCTGCGGGACTTCGAGTACACCGACAGCTATCTCACCCCGGAGCAGGTCCGCAAGCACACGGCCGCGCTGCACGCCCGGATGTGA
- the rho gene encoding transcription termination factor Rho: MTTTLEHPTTTRPATPTAAAGILDVTHQGNGALRSPQGHPAPRDVQVPSALIRRYGLRKGDVVEGMCERARSLSTVERVNGLPPQALRGRPHFRDLTPLHPRQRLRLETAAGSPATRVVDLVAPVGKGQRGLIVAPPRTGKTVLLQQIAAAVAENHPESHLMVVLLDERPEEVTDMRRSVRGEVYASTFDRPAKEHIALAELALARAERLVEQGRDVVLLLDSLTRLCRAHNNAAGSGGRTLSGGVDAAALLGPKRLFGAARLTEEAGSLTILATALVETGSRADEYFFEELKGTGNMELRLDRALAEKRVHPAVDIAASGTRRDELLVPADELAAVRGLRRALHSRDAQTSLETLLDRVRRTPDNAAFLRLIRTTVPSA, translated from the coding sequence ATGACCACCACACTCGAACACCCCACCACTACCCGGCCCGCGACCCCCACGGCCGCCGCCGGCATCCTCGACGTCACGCACCAGGGGAACGGCGCCCTGCGCTCGCCCCAGGGGCACCCCGCCCCCCGCGACGTACAGGTCCCCTCGGCGCTCATCCGCCGGTACGGCCTGCGCAAGGGCGACGTCGTCGAGGGCATGTGCGAACGCGCCCGCTCCCTGAGCACCGTCGAACGCGTCAACGGCCTTCCCCCGCAGGCACTGCGCGGCCGCCCCCACTTCCGTGACCTCACCCCGCTCCACCCCCGGCAGCGGCTGCGTCTGGAGACGGCGGCCGGCAGCCCGGCGACACGCGTCGTCGACCTGGTCGCCCCGGTCGGCAAGGGACAGCGCGGTCTGATCGTCGCGCCGCCCAGGACCGGCAAGACGGTCCTGCTCCAGCAGATCGCGGCCGCCGTCGCCGAGAACCACCCCGAGAGCCATCTGATGGTGGTGCTCCTGGACGAACGGCCCGAAGAGGTCACCGACATGCGCCGTTCGGTGCGCGGCGAGGTCTACGCCTCCACGTTCGACCGCCCCGCCAAGGAGCACATCGCCCTCGCCGAACTCGCGCTCGCCCGCGCCGAGCGGCTGGTCGAGCAGGGCCGGGACGTCGTTCTGCTGCTCGACTCGCTCACCCGGCTCTGCCGGGCCCACAACAACGCGGCGGGCAGCGGCGGACGCACCCTCAGCGGCGGGGTGGACGCCGCGGCGCTGCTCGGCCCCAAGCGCCTCTTCGGGGCCGCCCGCCTCACCGAGGAGGCCGGGTCGCTGACCATCCTGGCCACCGCCCTCGTCGAGACCGGCTCCCGGGCCGACGAGTACTTCTTCGAGGAGCTGAAGGGCACCGGCAACATGGAGCTGCGGCTCGACCGCGCACTGGCCGAGAAGCGCGTCCACCCGGCGGTCGACATCGCCGCATCGGGCACCCGCCGCGACGAACTCCTCGTACCGGCCGATGAGTTGGCCGCTGTGCGGGGGCTGCGGCGGGCCCTGCACAGCCGGGACGCGCAGACGTCCCTGGAGACGCTGCTCGACCGCGTCCGGCGCACCCCGGACAACGCCGCGTTCCTGCGGCTGATCCGCACCACCGTGCCGTCCGCCTGA